One segment of Pleuronectes platessa chromosome 21, fPlePla1.1, whole genome shotgun sequence DNA contains the following:
- the jmjd1cb gene encoding probable JmjC domain-containing histone demethylation protein 2C isoform X3 — protein MQGPYSLNGYRVRVYRQDSATQWFTGIITHHDLFSRNMVVMNDQVLEPQNVDPSMIQMTFLDDVVHSLLKGENIGITSRRRSRSSQNNNSAHMTGGRPGGTTGNNQSHYTRAQANSPRPVMNSSGPNPKVSQGTLASQQNSQSQQMQQPTSQSNLSPGGSGREQREQRNSRSSRRKGSDSSVPEEDKDRREETTVKDSKSKVKQAVSKRRKGEEDEKKAGLKRLKTDMTSDLSESSDSENPHNKRIAHSSCSSSSSSSSSSSSSSSSSSSEPNSENELKTRSSDVKPSAVSKMEEDEKPLIQGAKINNSSSLIGRLSPWVELQAPDESKKGVLKETGKIVMKEVEELVALTQIAQSPRQQCLMPDTIQVGIVESSKNTVKASPRSQSLSSSNPQSSNVIDITDDAQATVHRESSEAVSALLASQNAESTALSPYPALNPSPVSSPPIPPSLSPSEGGRRTDVEPTMQQQQGIMGNSLTAARTLGNKIEFATSEVIRPVTSMAESLVLVEKEKTVLPHHHLHPHQQQQHHQQNTQQHYSSIHPGIKSPSSEETRKHPQQQPNPHKMNTVPPSEVAKPKMSPSPKPSTPQLDSLKQKPQHPNNSQSHSYPNTNPTEHLKTRSHPGLLEISRPKPNTSPEVFKHKIPRFPDTSPPPTGRLSAKLETAEPLRSCFKPVPARPQSVGVCMSSSSSKSPLIIDKNETFTVYRDPALVRSDAENSVAASVSSNHVAAYLHPHLHTLHSPSPHPPCLTPASHPHATSHLLSASHTSALPHPHLLLPGVLSAMPPPTASLLGGHPRLDSPGGLGHRRLPHLAAAHQQQFLQSQGPPPPHLLAQAHGGAAGLGLYPILWQYPNGTPTSYPPGLSMPPTPKWVNPENPVGVNSEASLRRNTSSPWLHQAAGSTGDGLGMLSHIPVRPASADANRHSIKMNTHASPPLSKTSMDIHKEDFDKKGYADPIRTLTFAQLKQEQTDRSRTPTAKDVHSHRIYLDPLSKARLAHTQDAVQAADRASKYKEENRQILKESIEVAPYTAKIQRCSDPGMDRDRDRERSRDSAFPVRIPALTSPSPKASHAHPHIIQSEKSNYFTTLSNSVVNEPPRLYSSKELSSYYEKPPVVVPGVVASIGAAVPSQGALSLGSHSSKISLSKPPPLIKHQPEGGEGLAGKITEQLSQQVTLVQQQHQHHTGIERMERRSPVISPSPSSTPSSTAPNHHHHHHHHQQQQQQHQLRAMPSLHRAPVFHPPTQHALERKEAAEREREREKEREKERERAGYGGRLSPPTLTPIQPVSLVATGSKTSAEQQKPPTLLPELRDVKGHGNAAAITSVASVISGEIMTPSTEGWRVGEMIQERGVYPGEKGMSRGKPQAAMASVIVRPSTSIRYDSLIGANKSGGVIHQDLPHGRFYPSKLHGECPRLGESIRELGAGRVIQSNSNMDDMCVQYKRTSVCGMQGTMGGSNANSLCRTVVSASSTFGNQNKSGAATNELGYSVSAWGEMAAHTTSIGGWVLGHSGPGEHQEGFILRTTSPGGSLPPPSPAGTHQPSPSLTPKHSSISGSGQPLSSSFVHLKKHKAAIAAAQSRNNFSTAPTSITTGNPSLSVDSIDKARIHSSPPPPSASQASSLSVDSSSCSSASGSTTPGKSSPLPNNHCSGSASTSSGQSSNYHKLKKAWLTRHSEEDRITTATTTSTSAKPEKLPSTTTTTITTITTTSTSNTNNTTAMSEIIKPCTVNLSASTSSEVEMSKDIGSKGERERQAEDKMAAAAAGGGAGEERKPAPLSRRGNKRSYESGSESGGDDSDTSESKMEGRAKRQPKPTYKKKQNDMAKRKGDNEKEEDDLKPNGIFRSAREKTKLKLASSNGIPRSVLKDWRKVKKLKQTGESFLQDDSCSEIGPNLQKCRECRVIRSKKGEEQAHSPVFCRFYYFRRLSFSKNGVIRMDAFSSPEQFDDEALALWAPEAIEENHLDQSTAKYILSFIGDKFCQIVVTENIATSWVKKDAKLAWKRAVRGVREMCDACEATLFNIHWVCQKCGFVVCLDCYKAKERRSSKDKELYGWLKCVKGQPHDHKHLMPTQIIPGTVLTELVTSMHSMRDKHDIKSHCACTNKQNLLIKLPVSNGVSQVLQNVLNHSNKLSLVKSEPGSLQISDPVGTKAETNGAGSPGSDIGGAPVTPPESQSPLHFLADLAEQKSREEKKENKESVLLGKSVKEDKAVESLEVLQQCKTSSLVTNNTEQGSTLRDLLTTTAGKLKLGSTDAGIAFAPVYSSASQTGKGGRSMPNILDDIIASVVENKIPASRQNITTKLSIKQEPVTAGCGGTNNTNLPAVTEDVKPERKKSVPVTSTVPEDSTSQYPDIPHSWFNNRRLLWLKDHRNQNNWKLFRECWKQGQPVLVSGIHKRLNAALWKADSFNQEFADHQGDLLNCKDQVVSNSGIKEFWDGFEDITKRPKSKDGEPMVYRLKDWPSGEEFMALMPSRYDDLMKNLPLPEYSDPEGNLNLASHLPSFFVRPDLGPRLCCAYGVAASQDQDFGTANLHLEVSDVVSVLVYVGVAKGNGVLSKTGVLKRLEEEDLDEAVRRRLKDSSETPGALWHIYLNRDSDKVREFLYKLCKEQGLDVSPDQDPIREHGWYLSRKQRQRLQDEHGVQGWTVVQFLGDSVLIPAGAMHQVQNLHSCVQVINDFVSPEHVANSYHLTQELRPSKEEVNYEDKLQVKNILFHCVKEAVNSLKRSSSEEDNEEDNS, from the exons ATGCAAG GTCCCTATTCGTTGAATGGTTACCGTGTCCGTGTGTATAGACAAGACTCAGCTACCCAATGGTTCACTGGCATCATTACACACCACGACCTCTTTAGTCGAAATATGGTCGTTATGAATGACCAG GTGCTAGAGCCTCAGAACGTGGATCCATCCATGATCCAGATGACCTTTCTAGATGACGTGGTTCACTCTCTGCTGAAAGGAGAAAACATTGGCATCACCTCCAGACGAAGGTCACGATCCAGTCAGAACAACAACTCTGCCCAT ATGACAGGAGGGAGACCCGGTGGGACCACTGGCAACAATCAG AGTCATTATACGCGAGCCCAGGCCAACAGCCCCCGCCCCGTCATGAACTCATCAGGCCCCAACCCCAAAGTTTCCCAGGGGACATTGGCCTCCCAGCagaacagccaatcacagcaaatGCAACAGCCAACCAGCCAATCAAACCTCTCACCTGGCGGCAGTGGacgggagcagagggagcagcgTAACTCTCGCTCCTCCAGGAGGAAAGGCTCAGACAGCAGCGTTCCAGAGGAAGAcaaggacaggagagaggagacaactGTTAAAG ACTCCAAGTCCAAGGTGAAGCAGGCGGTCAGCAAACGTAGGAAGGGCGAGGAGGATGAGAAAAAGGCGGGTTTAAAGAGACTGAAGACTGATATGACATCTGATCTATCAGAGAGTAGTGACTCAGAAAACCCACACAACAAAAGAATCGCCCATTCCtcatgctcctcttcctcctcatcatcctcgtcatcctcttcgtcctcgtcctcctcctcctcagagccaAACTCTGAGAATGAACTAAAGACTCGCAGCAGTGATGTAAAACCAAGTGCCGTTTCCAAAATGGAGGAAGACGAGAAGCCACTAATTCAGGGCGCCAAAATTAACAATTCCTCGTCTCTCATCGGTCGCTTGTCTCCATGGGTGGAACTTCAAGCACCAGACGAAAGCAAGAAGGGTGTGCTTAAGGAAACGGGAAAAATTGTAATGAAGGAGGTAGAGGAATTGGTAGCTTTAACGCAGATTGCCCAGTCTCCCCGACAACAGTGTCTGATGCCTGACACCATCCAGGTTGGCATCGTGGAGAGCAGCAAAAACACTGTGAAAG cGTCTCCTCGATCCCAGAGCCTGTCCTCATCCAACCCTCAGAGCAGCAATGTGATCGACATCACAGATGATGCCCAGGCCACGGTGCACCGTGAGAGCTCAGAGGCAGTTTCGGCGTTGCTCGCCTCGCAGAATGCAGAGTCCACGGCCCTCTCACCTTACCCTGCCCTCAACCCCTCCCCAGTCTCCTCACCTCCTATTCCACCTTCTCTCTCACCATCAGAAGGAGGCCGCCGGACCGATGTTGAGCCtaccatgcagcagcagcaaggcaTTATGGGAAATAGTTTAACAGCAGCCAGGACTTTAGGAAATAAGATAGAGTTTGCTACCTCTGAGGTTATCAG GCCTGTCACATCGATGGCTGAGAGTCTGGTGCtagtggagaaggagaaaactgtccttcctcatcatcatcttcatcctcatcaacaacagcagcatcatcagcagaacacacagcaacacTACTCATCTATCCACCCTGGCATTAAGAGCCCTTCATCTGAAGAGACTAGAAAACATCCACAGCAACAACCAAACCCCCATAAGATGAACACAGTCCCCCCCTCTGAAGTAGCCAAACCCAAAATGAGTCCTAGCCCCAAACCCAGCACGCCTCAGCTTGACTCTCTGAAACAGAAACCCCAGCACCCCAACAACTCTCAGAGCCACTCCTATCCCAACACTAACCCAACTGAACACCTCAAAACTAGGTCCCACCCAGGCCTACTGGAGATCTCCAGACCTAAACCCAACACCTCTCCAGAGGTCTTCAAACACAAAATACCAAGGTTCCCTGATACATCACCTCCTCCCACAGGCCGTTTGTCTGCTAAATTAGAAACAGCAGAACCTCTACGGTCATGTTTCAAGCCGGTGCCGGCACGGCCCCAGTCGGTTGGGGTCtgtatgagcagcagcagctcaaagaGTCCTCTGATCATCGATAAGAACGAAACCTTCACCGTTTACAGGGACCCTGCACTGGTCCGCTCTGACGCAGAGAACTCTGTTGCCGCATCAGTCTCTTCCAACCACGTGGCAGCCTATCTCCATCCCCACCTGCACACCCTGCACTCCCCTTCCCCCCATCCCCCCTGCCTCACCCCTGCATCCCATCCCCATGCCACCTCCCACCTCCTTTCTGCTTCTCACACCTCTGCCCTACCTCATCCCCACCTTTTACTCCCTGGGGTGCTCTCAGCCATGCCTCCGCCCACAGCATCTCTCCTCGGTGGCCACCCACGGCTCGACTCCCCTGGTGGTTTGGGTCACCGCAGACTACCTCATCTGGCAGCCGCACACCAGCAGCAGTTCCTACAG agtCAGGGCCCCCCTCCACCCCATCTACTTGCCCAGGCTCACGGAGGGGCTGCAGGGCTTGGCCTGTATCCCATCCTCTGGCAGTACCCCAATGGAACACCAACCTCCTACCCCCCTGGACTCAGCATGCCCCCCACACCTAAGTGGGTCAACCCTGAAAATCCTGTCGGCGTGAATTCTGAGGCCTCTCTCAGGAGG AACACATCCAGTCCATGGCTGCACCAGGCTGCTGGTAGCACTGGTGATGGTCTGGGTATGCTGAGCCACATTCCTGTCAGGCCAGCAAGTGCTGACGCAAACCGCCACTCCATCAAGATGAACACACATGCAAGCCCTCCACTTTCAAAGACCAGTATGGATATTCATAAAGA AGATTTTGATAAGAAAGGCTATGCGGACCCAATCAGGACTTTGACGTTTGCCCAGCTGAAACAGGAGCAGACGGACAGGAGTCGCACCCCCACAGCGAAAGATGTCCATTCACACCGCATCTACCTAGACCCCCTTAGCAAGGCTCGCCTGGCACATACACAG GATGCAGTTCAGGCTGCAGACAGAGCCAGCAAGTACAAAGAGGAGAATCGGCAAATCCTGAAAGAGAGCATTGAAGTCGCCCCCTACACTGCTAAGATTCAGCGCTGCAGTGACCCTGGGatggacagggacagagacagagaaagaagcagagATTCTGCCTTCCCTGTCCGAATACCAGCTCTCACCTCCCCCAGCCCCAAGGCCAGCCACGCCCATCCCCACATCATCCAATCAGAAAAGAGCAACTATTTCACCACACTGTCCAACAGTGTAGTTAATGAGCCTCCAAGACTGTACTCCTCCAAAGAGCTCAGCTCTTATTATGAGAAACCACCGGTTGTAGTTCCAGGGGTTGTTGCCAGTATTGGGGCTGCTGTGCCCAGCCAGGGAGCTCTGTCCCTGGGCAGCCACAGCTCTAAAATCTCCCTGTCTAAGCCCCCTCCTCTTATTAAGCACCagccagagggaggagaaggtttAGCAGGGAAAATCACTGAGCAGCTTAGCCAGCAGGTAACACTAGTCCAACAGCAACATCAGCACCACACAGGTATAGAGAGGATGGAACGCAGAAGCCCTGTcatttctccttctccctcttctacGCCTTCCTCTACTGCCcctaatcatcatcatcatcaccaccatcaccaacaacagcagcagcaacaccagCTCAGGGCAATGCCATCGCTCCACCGAGCACCTGTCTTCCATCCCCCAACACAACACGCGCTGGAAAGAAAAGAGGCtgcagagcgagagagggagcgagagaaagaaagggagaaagaaCGGGAGAGAGCTGGTTATGGTGGACGCCTGTCTCCACCAACCCTCACACCTATCCAGCCAGTTAGCTTAGTGGCAACTGGTAGCAAAacatcagcagagcagcagaaaccTCCCACACTGCTGCCAGAACTCAGGGACGTCAAGGGTCATGGGAACGCTGCCGCCATCACCTCTGTAGCCTCTGTCATAAGTGGGGAGATTATGACTCCATCAACAGAAGGCTGGAGAGTTGGAGAGATGATTCAGGAAAGAGGAGTGTACCCTGGAGAAAAAGGAATGTCGAGGGGCAAGCCCCAAGCTGCAATGGCATCAGTCATTGTACGTCCATCGACATCCATTAGGTACGACAGTCTTATTGGTGCTAACAAATCTGGTGGTGTGATCCATCAGGATCTCCCCCATGGGAGGTTTTATCCTTCCAAGCTTCATGGGGAATGTCCTAGGTTAGGGGAGAGTATTAGAGAACTTGGAGCTGGCAGGGTtatccaatccaactcaaataTGGATGACATGTGTGTCCAGTATAAAAGGACCTCTGTGTGTGGTATGCAGGGAACTATGGGAGGCAGTAACGCAAACTCTTTGTGTAGAACTGTTGTTTCAGCTTCATCAACTTTTGGCAATCAGAATAAATCTGGTGCAGCCACCAATGAGCTAGGTTACTCAGTTTCAGCCTGGGGAGAGATGGCAGCCCATACAACTAGCATTGGTGGCTGGGTGCTTGGTCACTCAGGACCAGGAGAGCACCAAGAGGGCTTTATCTTGCGTACCACATCTCCAGGGGGGTCATTGCCTCCCCCTAGTCCAGCAGGGACACACCAACCCAGTCCAAGCCTCACACCAAAACATAGTTCAATTTCTGGCTCCGGTCAGCCTTTATCCTCCTCCTTTGTCCATCTCAAGAAGCACAAAGCTGCCATAGCTGCCGCTCAGTCCAGGAACAACTTCTCAACTGCACCCACCTCCATCACAACTGGAAACCCTTCCTTGTCTGTGGATTCAATTGACAAAGCTCGCATTCACAGCTCCCCGCCTCCACCCTCCGCAAGCCAAGCCTCATCATTATCAGTTGACAGCAGTAGCTGCAGCTCAGCAAGTGGCAGCACTACACCAGGCAAGTCCAGTCCCCTGCCCAACAACCACTGCTCAGGATCAGCCTCAACAAGCAGCGGCCAGTCCAGTAACTACCACAAGCTGAAGAAAGCCTGGTTAACCCGCCACTCAGAGGAGGATAGGATTACAACTGCTACAACAACTTCCACTAGTGCTAAACCAGAGAAACTGCCAagcactaccaccaccaccatcaccaccatcaccaccaccagcacaagTAACACAAATAACACCACAGCCATGTCAGAAATTATCAAACCCTGTACAGTAAATCTCAGCGCCTCCACCTCCAGTGAGGTGGAAATGAGCAAGGACATTGGAAGcaaaggtgagagagagaggcaggcagAGGATAAGatggcagctgcagcagcaggcggaGGAGCTGGGGAGGAAAGAAAACCAGCTCCTTTATCAAGGCGAGGTAACAAACGGTCATACGAGTCTGGTTCAGAGAGTGGAGGAGATGACTCTGACACCAGTGAGAGCAAGATGGAAGGCCGAGCCAAACGTCAGCCTAAACCCACCTACAAGAAGAAGCAGAATGACATGGCCAAGAGGAAAGGAGACAAtgaaaaggaggaagatgacCTGAAGCCTAATGGTATCTTCAGATCAGCCCGGGAGAAGACCAAACTCAAACTGGCCAGCAGCA ATGGCATCCCCCGCTCTGTCCTGAAGGACTGGAGGAAGGTAAAGAAGCTGAAGCAGACAGGAGAGTCTTTCCTGCAGGATGACTCATGTTCAGAAATTGGACCCAACCTGCAGAAGTGTCGGGAGTGCAGGGTGATCCGGAGCaaaaagggagaagagcaggCACATTCTCCTGTATTCTGTCGTTTCTACTATTTCAGAAG GCTTTCCTTTAGTAAAAATGGAGTCATCCGGATGGATGCTTTCTCTTCTCCGGAACAGTTCGATGATGAGGCCCTGGCCCTGTGGGCCCCTGAGGCGATTGAGGAGAACCACCTTGACCAATCCACAGCCAAGTACATCCTCAGCTTTATTGGAGACAAGTTCTGTCAGATAGTTGTGACTGAGAATATTGCAACTAGCTGGGTCAAGAAGGATG CCAAGCTGGCATGGAAGCGAGCAGTTAGAGGGGTGAGGGAGATGTGTGACGCCTGTGAAGCAACACTCTTCAATATCCACTGGGTCTGTCAAAAATGTGGCTTCGTTGTCTGCCTAGACTGCTACAAGGCAAAGGAGAGAAGGAGCTCCAAAG ATAAAGAACTATACGGCTGGCTGAAGTGTGTGAAAGGTCAACCCCATGATCACAAACACCTGATGCCAACTCAGATCATACCCGGCACAG TGCTGACAGAGTTGGTGACTTCCATGCACTCGATGAGAGATAAACACGACATCAAATCCCACTGTGCCTGCACCAACAAACAGAACCTCCTCATCAAACTACCAGTCAGCAATGGAGTCTCACAG GTTCTGCAGAACGTCCTGAACCACAGTAATAAGCTGTCTCTGGTGAAGTCTGAGCCAGGCTCTCTGCAGATCTCTGATCCAGTAGGAACCAAGGCAGAGACTAATGGAGCAGGTAGTCCAGGCAGTGATATAGGAGGTGCTCCTGTCACCCCACCAGAGTCCCAGTCACCTCTGCACTTCCTGGCTGACCTGGCAGAACAGAAGTCcagggaggaaaagaaag aaaacaaagagtCTGTGTTGTTGGGCAAATCCGTGAAGGAGGATAAGGCAGTAGAAAGCCTGGAGGTCCTGCAGCAGTGTAAAACCAGCTCCCTGGTAACAAACAATACAGAGCAGGGCTCCACGCTTAGAGATCTGCTCACCACCACAGCGGGGAAACTGAAGCTGGGCTCTACTGACGCAGGAATCGCCTTTGCACCAGTCTATTCTAGTGCttcacag ACTGGAAAGGGTGGACGGTCCATGCCCAATATCCTTGATGATATCATTGCTTCAGTTGTGGAGAACAAAATCCCTGCCAGTCGCCAGAACATCACCACcaagctgtcaatcaagcaAGAGCCTGTCACTGCAGGTTGCGGCGGCACCAACAACACCAACCTCCCTGCTGTTACTGAAGATGTCAAACCAGAGAGGAAGAAGTCAGTGCCTGTTACTTCAACTGTGCCAGAGGATTCAACTAGTCAGTATCCAGACATTCCCCACTCCTGGTTTAACAACAGACGGTTACTTTGGCTCAAAGATCACCGCAACCAGAACAACTGGAAGCTGTTTAGAGAAtgctggaaacagggacag CCTGTGCTGGTGTCAGGGATCCATAAGCGCCTGAATGCTGCTCTGTGGAAAGCTGACTCCTTCAACCAAGAGTTTGCAGACCATCAGGGAGACCTCCTCAACTGTAAAGACCAGGTGGTGTCCAACTCCGGGATCAAAGAGTTCTGGGATGGATTTGAGGACATCACCA AGCGGCCCAAGTCCAAGGATGGAGAACCAATGGTCTACAGACTGAAGGACTGGCCGTCTGGAGAGGAGTTCATGGCCCTCATGCCCTCAAG ataTGATGACTTGATGAAGAACCTGCCCCTGCCAGAGTACTCTGATCCAGAGGGCAACCTCAACCTGGCCTCCCACCTCCCATCTTTCTTCGTACGGCCAGATCTGGGGCCGAGGCTCTGCTGTGCTTATG GTGTAGCTGCTTCTCAGGACCAGGACTTTGGGACTGCCAACCTCCACTTGGAGGTGTCAGATGTTGTGTCCGTTCTGGTCTATGTAGGAGTAGCTAAAGGCAACGGAGTCCTGTCCAAAACCG GAGTGCTGAAGcgtttggaggaggaggatctaGATGAGGCGGTTCGGAGAAGGCTCAAAGACTCCAGTGAGACACCGGGGGCGCTGTGGCACATCTACCTCAACAGGGACAGTGACAAAGTCCGGGAGTTCCTGTACAAG CTCTGTAAGGAGCAGGGATTGGACGTGTCCCCGGACCAGGACCCAATCAGAGAGCACGGCTGGTATCTGAGCAGGAAGCAGCGCCAGCGGCTACAGGATGAGCATGGAGTTCAGGGCTGGACTGTAGTTCAATTCCTGGGAGACTCTGTCCTTATACCAGCAGGGGCTATGCACCAG GTCCAGAACCTTCACAGCTGTGTGCAGGTCATCAATGACTTTGTGTCTCCTGAGCACGTGGCCAACTCCTACCATCTCACCCAGGAGCTGCGGCCCAGTAAAGAGGAGGTCAACTATGAGGATAAATTACAG